In Larimichthys crocea isolate SSNF chromosome VII, L_crocea_2.0, whole genome shotgun sequence, the genomic stretch TCAATCTACTCTCTGCTCGAAAGTGAATACGTGCACTTGCCAAAATGTCCAACGATCCCTTTAatcatttcaataaaaacatcacattcaaAGTCAGATGAAAAATCTTAGTGGTCAACAGTCGTATAATCAGTGTGGATATGAGCAATGCATAGAAGGTTTTATATTAGACTGGGTGACATTTGGCCATGTGTAAGTGCATCATTATCAAATATACCGTGACTGGAAAGTGCAAATAAGTCTTAATATGGTCCCATTATAAATGAAGTACATGCCATAAGAACATCTTAAAGTTTTGGATTGATGAACGGTTCTATACCTGTTTAGAGTATGTTCTGAAAATGTTCTGTGTTGTGCATTTGCTACATTAGACCTTTAAGACGTATTCCAGTTTCACCTCCAAAACAGAGGTAAGTAAGTGAGAGTAACCcataaaagtgtttttgcaTATCAAAGCAGGTAAGGCACAGGTCTGGCTTCAAGATTGGGTTTGATAAAGGCTGAATATTCTCCATCAGAACTGGTTCGTATCATGTTGTCCAACCACATCGGAAATCAAAAGTTTTTATAGTTGTTCCGAATGGCTGTACTAGAAGGCAGAGTGAAAAGTTGgccatcattttaaaatgggcATAACAGTGAACATTCTAACTCAGTTGTTCATATGAAATGTTAGACAAATAGCTGTTAAGAATGAAAAATGGTCCAAGTGGGTGCGAAGGTCATAACATCAGCCCTATTCAACCATCGGACAAGCACTTCTGACTGAATATACCATTTCCATTGTCTCACAGCACGATTCCCTCGACATTACAGCTCAACACCTCGTTGTGTTGGACCTGACCCAGCTGCCGGTGGAATTGTCCCTGTTTCTGGGTCCTCCAGCACTGGATGCTTCCTCCCAGTGTAATACTCTTAATACTGGGCAGGTGGGTCAGCATGTTATTTGGCAAGGACGTCACACCAGAGCCAGACAAATTCAGCTCTTGTAGGGAGTCTAGTCCAATAAAAACTGCAGGGCTCAGAGTCTTGAGCTTGGAGTTGTTTGAAAGATCAAGAACTTGCAAACTCTGAAGGCCCTTGAAGCTGTGTGGCTCAATTTCCTGAAGCTCATGGAGGCcactgatgaataaataaaccagATCTTTCAGCTGAGAGAAAGCTCCCTCCTTGATGCGGGTGATGGGGTTACCATCTAGATTGAGGTACCTCAGCGGAAGTCCTGCCAGCGCTGGTACGCTCAACAGCCGATTTGAAGACAGATTTAAGCTTTGAATGTGTAATACTCTTCCATGCAAAGTCGTGGAAACTGACATGAGCTTGTTATGAGACAGGTCCACGCTGACAGGTTCACCGTTGACTTTAGTAGTGAACACATCCATGTCGAACTCTTGGAAGCTATTGTGACTGAGGTCAACTTCAGCCAGAGGAAGGCCAGAGAAACAGCTCGGTGAGAGGCTCTCCAGGTTGTTGTGGCTCAGATCCAGAGTCTCCAGGTAACGCAGCTTGGACAAAGCGTTGGGGCTTACCTGAAAATGTGAAGATCAAGGAAAAAGtgaacaaagacattttaagcatgtaattatttactttatttttgatacaatgacacaaaaatatacaatgATATTTGACATATCGCTTTGcatttgtaaaatatttgaaGTTTCTTAAAAAAGCAttcatatataatgtataattagTGACTAGCTAACCTTTAATatcattaaaggaaaaacacacttgTAATGGCTAGCAGGGTGCTTAAATATCAGTTTGCAAAAACTTTACTTACATTTGCAAAAGAGCATAGTTGTGGTCTAACTTATTCATTTTTCACGCTAAAACCACTGAGGCGTTTAACTGCAATAACTGGTTCCTCTTTACACATCCATCAGTTaaggagcaacattagcattcatttggactGGACATATCTAAGTCCAGTATTtacttttagctctgttttggtctctacgcactcctgagggaaatacaTGGCAGCAGTCTTTCATTATAGAGCTGCTAGCCATGTCTGTGTGCCATTTGATGTTGAGAGGTTATATTAAATGGGGTTTTACAGCGTTTTTAACCGCTGCTTTTTTACACTTAAAAGCACTGTGAATGAGAGTGgtgacagtaaaacaaaacaataaagacacTATATGTACTCAATTAAGTGTATTTAATTAAGGATGtagttattttattgattataattttattttagagcCAAATGTCTATACCTGAGTTCATCCTACCACTAACCTTGGTTATATGGTTGCTGCTTAGGTCCAAACTGACAAGTGTGGTGTAGCCTGGACCAGCTAACATGGTATCACTGAGGGGGCCCATGGAGTTAGAGGACAGGTCAAGATGGGCAGTGTCCAGAGGGATGGGGATTGGCATGGTGGTGCTGGGTCCCAACCCTCTGCAGTCGACCCTAGTCAGGCTGAAGCTGTCAAAGAGGCCAAAGCTTTCCACCTCGCAGTGACAACCAGGGTGGCAGTTCTTTACAGCGCTGGACTGGACAGAAACCAGCAGCGATAGGCCAAGCCACAGGAGGAGTGCCATTATGCTCTGGAGAGAGAACAGATTcagtatttacatttgaaatcttttaaaacatgtcactCCCGCTGAGGTtagaaaggtaaaaaaaaaaacattctttatcATGTTCAAGTCAAGCTTTCATGCTACCGACACCGTGTGAAAAACATCCACAATCTCAGTCACCAGATCGGATCAGTACACCATGTCCAAAGTACTTCACAGAACACCTTGTTCATGGTTTTAGAAATtagaggagctctaacagttcaAATGCCATCTTCAAGGCTTTAATTAAGCTTCGTGAAAGGATTTTAAGCTTTTATTCAGGCAACTTGAGTAGCTGCAATTACCCTCCTTCTTTGCTTCCCAACGGATGTGACCTAATTTCTTTTGATCAAAGAGTTGATTTGCACTTTCTTAGTTTACCTTGTATGGATGATtgtgaaaatgaacatttgGGTGTAGTAAGGTTGTCAGAATATCTATATTTTGATCCTTTTTTTCAATACCATGTGCATAAAATGAAACGATCTCAGACACAGagatgtaggtgtgtgtgcgtgtggaaaagagaaggaaaagcaAGTTGAGCAGGTTGAAGTTGTTTAGTTAATACTAAAATAGAGGATAATTAAAATGTCTGCATGAGAAATAACCTAAAGGAAACATcataatgtatttaaataaattctaTAACACGCCCCAACTCTGGAACTGGTTCTCAATATGTGTGTGACTTTTTCTGTACCAgcactgtgtgcatgttgttaattaaacaaaacTCTTGTGTGCCAAGAGCTTTTTGCTGTGGTATCAAAAGAGGTTTCAAgtattgtattttcatattgAAAATTAGGGAATGTATCTCTGTTGCATCTtaaaattagttaaaaaaaaaaaaagagagagagatgcgcCTACTTTCTAAGCAAATCTttttaagacaaaataaaacaaattcaacTTCCCCTTAAAATGACACTGACATATGGTCTATTACTATAGCACTGCATATGAAATCACAGAATAATAGCAGAgggaaaagtttttaaaaaatgtatccatcatttcaattttaatatgaattaaaaaattCAAAGATGCAAGGTTCATACAAGCACTTTTTTCTAAAACTTTCCAGATCTCATCTCAACACATCTAAATGGTTAGGATATATGCAGCTGCAAAACCCACAGCGATGTATattgtcactttatttattttaccagtGTTTCATAATAACGTTTGATTGTATGTTTTGATAATTTCCAGAGTTGAAGACTTACGAACCCTGTTAATAAAAATGACGGTTTATTTAAAAGCATAGAAATACCTCTCATACCTTTCTTTCATCTGTTGCTCCACCTGTTGCTGCTGCCTCTTTGTGTATCAGTCATGTGTAAATGTACAGAGCTCACCCAGTTCTACTTAAGTAACGTGTACACACGCAAACAGTATGAAAATTGGACAGAGGTTAGGAGTTGTGTAACAGAATGAACAGTCACGGTCAAGTGGCCCGGGCATGacacagcagtttgtgtgttaaaGATCTGACCCAGAGTTTGACAGCATTAAATTAAAAGGAAAGCattaaataatgcatttaaaaCTTCAGTCAATAAGGTTAGGGTTAACCGCAATCATTGATCTTGGCACAACCTTGGTACTCTGACACGGTAATCCAGCCATTTCAAGTCAAAATATGTTGGTGTTCTCTTacaaaaagcaataaaataaaaatactttctgATCCTCAGAGTGAcgtttgttttgtaaattttCAGAGTATGCAGCAAAGATGCACGACATGTTACAGTTGTTATTGCGTAGCCTTTATCCAAACAGAGTTAAAGTTGTCTTAGCTTATGCAACAGGATGAGGTTACACTGCTATAGTGCTTGTGGGTTAACATAGCAGACTGATTACGATGGCTCAAAGTCTACTATGAGGCGTGCACCTCTGTgcagtgtttgcttttgttttgaccCATAAACTCATGTTTTTCACTCACTCGCCTGCATTTTTTATAACAAAAGTACACACGGTGTGCATTCTCTGCAGTGTATGCGTGAAAACGCTCGATCCCCAGCATGGCTCGCTAATTTACTACCTGTGGGTGGACTGGCCATTTGTCACTGAGAAaacagccagccaatcagaagagaggctCATTCGTCTCGATAAgtcaaaaatgcaaaacaccCTTTTCTTGCTGGAGCTCCGGAGACAAGCGGGATCTTTTTTATAGGTATCAAAGTTTCAAATACTGTGTAATAATTTTGATTTGAAGCACCTTTCAACTAAACCCAGAGACATCTTACAtaacaaaagaagcaaaaaatgGTTGAAAGCGACTAAAAAAAGAGAGTTGGGTTTATCATTTACAAATGACAAGTTAATATCTATGGGCTTGTTTTACTATGTGGTCACCAAAATGCTAGACCCCACAAGTTTAAAGAGCTGTTTGAGGGTTGAGACGTGGTTttagggttaaggttagggtaAGGGTTAAGCTCTTGTGACGCTTAAGGTAAGAGTAAGAGACTAGGGAATATGCGTGTCTGTGTAATGACCAATTTTTATGACAAATCGCTATGCTCACAAATCTTTTACTCACTGAACTGAAGTTTAACAAGATGTTTTCTGGCTGAGCTCTCCCACCCATGGAAAGAATAACTCATAAAAGGACAGGGAGGGAAACGTGATGAATGAATTCTCCATATTTGAAAGATCTCGACGCATAATGTGCCCAAATTTTATACACTCACCGTTTCTATGGCAACTCCTAAACTTGTATTTTTGTGTACATATTGCATCATTAGCCGccattaaaaatgataataagtcctcccccctctctgtaATTACAAGTCGTGTTTCAGCTCAAGCAAACTGCGGTCCACAAAGACATCTGCCTCATCTGGAAACCACAGAGAAGCCACATGGAGACTAAACATGGGAAACTGCCAGTAAAACCAAGCGGTCATACGTTCTTTACATCTACCACACCAGCTCGTCACCTCGGTGTGGTTTCTCAGCCACGTTCATCCGTCCCTCTCCTTTCATTCCTGGGTGCTTCGCTCCATCTGTTGCTTCACTGAGGATTGTGAACTTTCTGCGCCAGCTGTTCCTCTCAAGCTCTCACCAATAAATCACAGCTAACAGCAAACTGCTGCTGGCGTTGCCTTCAAATCAGACACATTCTAACTACTGCAATTACCCAACGGCAACGGCAGTTAGAGCTGCGAACCCCCTGAGTGGACAATTGGCAAAGACCTGTGAAATCACGCCCCAACACCTTCTCACTTTCGGCAGACTTTTCGCACCTTTTTATCCTGGgaaagcagcacagcagcacggTATTAACTTTGCATGGCAGGGTTTTCACTAAACTACAACTTTGTCACCTCGCGACTAAACCAAACTTTGTAATAATCCAATTAGCACTGTGTTTTATCAACATTTAAAGAATGACTTAATGTGTCAAAAGCCAATATAAAAAGAACCATGTTTAGTGGCCACAAGCAACATATTTAtctaaaatcaaataaaagattAGTTCTTCGAGTTGGCTTTTCATTATCTGAATGCgccaaagaacaaaacaaacaaaagaatgaaGAGCAAACATACCGAATAAAATATCTACTTAGTTCATCCCAACACATTTGTTTGCCTCTATGTGACATCATTTTGCCCTCAGTTTGTTCAGCGTCCCCCAGTGTTCTGATGTATTCGTCATGTCATTGCAACCAATCTCTCTCCCAATTTATCCTTCAAGTTGAAGGCTGAAAACTGTGTAATTAGAAGATGGATGCCACACTAATCCTTTTAAGCCAAATTAATGCATGACACTGAGGAGGTGGCAGTgagatgaaattaaatttacGGTACTTAAGTGTTTTAAAACAATTAGGAAGCGATGGGACGCCTGCAGTtatgacaaacaaatgaattcaCAAGCAAGGGGACTGATTGGATTCATCAAAGCGCACTGTAAGCAAAGCTAGGAGAGGTGCTATCTGAGGAAAAAGTGACACTGGAGGTGTCGCTGCATCAGCTGCAATTCTGTTATGATGTGTGTCTAATGTTCATATGGTTGATAAGTTGATATTAATATTAGACCAACTTaacaaaaggaggagaaagggcTTCAACCTTTTAGTCTCTAGGTCTATATTATTCTAGTTACACTGCTTACTCTTTACTtcaaatcagaatcagatttattgccaagtaggtttttcACTAACgtggaatttgtcttggtgtcaTTTGTGCATAACAgacattaagtaaaaatatatgaatataaggAGGACTTCATATACACTACTACTATAACTATATCAAACTATAAACTTAAAACTACTTTGGGGGTAGAGTAAAAGCCTGGAGACAGCCTCCTCTGTGTAACTTGGTCCCTTTAATGTCCCCTTCAACCATAGGACAACTAAACACTGACAACCAATGTGATACATCATCACCTCAATATGTTACCTCTGCCAATCTTAATCATTATAAGCAAGATGTATCATAACACATAGTTGAGTTATGATACCAGTGATCTAACTAAacgtgataaaaataaaaaggtcttgacagaaataaacctgaataaaagtatatttactcaagtacattTCGAGATACTTGTCCACTTTGCTACTTTAAGGACATTccagaagagaaagaaatatgatGCTGATCGTCATAGATTATACTACCATCAGTAAAGGTGGCTTTGCTATTATCTATATAAAGAAAATGCTGCTTAGAAAATAAtcaatgtaaaatataatgatATGACACAGAGCACCATTCTGCTGCATAAAGAGTATAGGCTGTAATTATTTAAGTACATAAGTGAGTAATATTTCACTTACCCAGGGTGTTTTACATTGCAGTATTGTTGATtttacttcattaaaaaacacctGAGCCTTATGGAGCTCTTCTTTTTGCCTTATATCTGTTTATAACCACTGAGAAGTTCCCCGGTAAGTTAACACAGGAGGCGGGTATACACTCACTGCATGGGCACCTCTGCAGATCAAATTTCTTGCTGCCGTACGTGGCAAAAGCTCGGAGAGAGCCGAGGAAGCTACCGCAgcctcttctctttttgttttcggATAAATAATCCAAAAACAATGCtcacatgtgtgtatgtctgaaGCAGACGGTAATAACACCTCCGATGACAACCCCGCCCCCCtttcagctgtcaatcacaggCCCCGCGTGTCACCTCTGCGCGCATCATTCTCAGGGAGTTCGCGCGCTtgatagaaaaaagaaaaaaaaaagtttgtttgtgaatCGTTTTTGCGGTGAAACCACACGCACAGGAAGGCTTTTTGGTCAGTTCCAGTCGGGACAACCAGGGGCGGTTTCTTAAACGCAGAGGCAAATGTGAAATCTGATCTGACCACAGAGGTCCGCCGCTCTCGCGCTTTGCGTTTCTGTGTCCGAAACCTCCGCCGCGGATAGTCGAAGATTTTTAACAACGGCACtctctcaaaaacacacaacaaatgagtAGGAGAAGCAGAAAAGCTGTCACACTCCCATGACTTTTCTTGTTAGAACACGTTCCGCCTAACTTACTTTGGTGTCTTTCATCCAGACAGTCCGCTTTTcggccgtttttttttttttttttttttttttggtttcttgttttttcacttcacCGCTCCCATTTTCCAGACCCCCGCAGCGCTCCCGTGCCCCGCTGGTTTGCGTGTCTGCCGGTCCACATGAGCTCTGCTGGTCCTTCTGTGTGTCCGCCCCGCCACAGTAAACTCAGGAGCTGGAAACACTGGGACACACTCGTCTGTTCCCATCCCCAGAAAGTCCTTCGCCAGCCTCGCTTCTTCACCACTGTCAAGCCCGCCCggcctacaaaataaaagcacttccTCTTTATgctttccaaaacaaaatgCGACttcggggtttttttttttgttagcgGTTTTCACTCTTTGTCTTGGCAACTAGTTGGCTAATTATAGCTCATTGATCTAAATAATCATTGTGTTGCTCGGCTACTGTTGTCATGGTGTTTGTGTCAGGTCaggatgacacttttatcatttcttattcgattttgttgcattttattgtttttattttgtttgttttttacctattgttcttgttatttattgtctactgtaaagcactttggtacaccgaaaggactgttgtaaagggctgtataaataaagtacatttacatttattagcCTCGTTTAAATGCAGCTTTACATCACAGGGGTAAGCTAAACGTGCATTTGTACACAGTTTCAcaaaatcatatatatatttttaatttatatatagagagagtttGAGAGAAACTGCCCCAGCATATATTCTTTGTataaaatctatatattttcGACACTACATGGTACAGAATTGCTCCCTTGACTAAtgttcctcttttatttttgaaggCACACACGTGTAACATCCGGTCCAGGCCAACTTTTCTCAGGTACTTGTCACGCTGATCGTCAGCGCGCACTCTAGCGGAGCTACCACAAAACAAAGCCACATGAAAAACTGCGTGGTTGTGCAACACGGTGGGCGTTTGTTTCATTTGGCCTGACGTTAACATTTTTGATCAAACCGATTAAAATATGATGTGAACAGGAAACTCCGACTTTTCCTGTCTGCGCAGCATTTTTCGACCTGGTTGTTTACAGTCTTTGCAAATCAAATCCTGCATGTAAAGAAATGTCATTTGCATAAATATTAAGTGTAGTTGCAGTGAGTAGCCGAtcattacagtgtgttttgaGGACCAAACAGTCATTTCCAAACACAATTCAGTACAGGAATATAAAGCAAACACAAGCTCCAACAGGACAAATCTGTGCAGACATCAGGCTACACCCTGTTAGATGAGATACTGTAACAAgtctcctaaaaaaaaaaagagggccaGAAACACACAGGTCAAGTGTGATGGATTATGTTGAACATCTGTTGCTGTTCCTACAATACTGAAGGGCCCCCCACTCTTCATCAGGGCCCTGGGCTATTGTTTTCCTCAGGAGAGCATGACAGCATCACATTACACACCCAACAAATTCACTCACACTTGAACTCTCAGTGGTGCTTttgtgaaaactaaaaaaaatagaagaggaATAGTGTAACTGTTtagtaacattaaaaaaatgaacgtGATAGGCTTCCAGTAAGCTGTGATGGAAAGGGTAACCTATTCTGCATGTAGatacttgtacacacacacacacacacacacacacacaccactatgTCGTGTCTGGGGATCTTCAAGGCTGTAAAGATAAGATAGGGGTGGAGGCAGACAGAATGCAGGGTGCAGTATcagtctgaaagacagaaacaaactaagcatgtgaaagaaaaacatgatatGTGATGATGGATATCCCCCTAAGAGCATGACATGAGGGGATTGTATGGCTGATTAATGGATCAGAAAGTTTTTgcctacaaaacaaacaaaactttgccATGGAAAATACTGCCATTTATTGTAGatttaaaacatacatttgttAGTTTTCCATAGAGGTAAATCTGAATCTATCACCGATGTAGAGTATTCTCTCTTTAGTGCCAAGTACAATGAGCGTCGGTGCAGGTTTTTCCACTAGATGGCGACAGAGATGAGGACATCGTCCTATAAATGTATTGTCTGCAGCTGCGCAGTGAAGACTCGTAAAGAAATTTAAGAAACACAGTTTTAAACATATCGAAATGTTCGTTTAA encodes the following:
- the tsku gene encoding tsukushi isoform X2 encodes the protein MALLLWLGLSLLVSVQSSAVKNCHPGCHCEVESFGLFDSFSLTRVDCRGLGPSTTMPIPIPLDTAHLDLSSNSMGPLSDTMLAGPGYTTLVSLDLSSNHITKVSPNALSKLRYLETLDLSHNNLESLSPSCFSGLPLAEVDLSHNSFQEFDMDVFTTKVNGEPVSVDLSHNKLMSVSTTLHGRVLHIQSLNLSSNRLLSVPALAGLPLRYLNLDGNPITRIKEGAFSQLKDLVYLFISGLHELQEIEPHSFKGLQSLQVLDLSNNSKLKTLSPAVFIGLDSLQELNLSGSGVTSLPNNMLTHLPSIKSITLGGSIQCWRTQKQGQFHRQLGQVQHNEVLSCNVEGIVL
- the tsku gene encoding tsukushi isoform X1, producing MKDTKSIMALLLWLGLSLLVSVQSSAVKNCHPGCHCEVESFGLFDSFSLTRVDCRGLGPSTTMPIPIPLDTAHLDLSSNSMGPLSDTMLAGPGYTTLVSLDLSSNHITKVSPNALSKLRYLETLDLSHNNLESLSPSCFSGLPLAEVDLSHNSFQEFDMDVFTTKVNGEPVSVDLSHNKLMSVSTTLHGRVLHIQSLNLSSNRLLSVPALAGLPLRYLNLDGNPITRIKEGAFSQLKDLVYLFISGLHELQEIEPHSFKGLQSLQVLDLSNNSKLKTLSPAVFIGLDSLQELNLSGSGVTSLPNNMLTHLPSIKSITLGGSIQCWRTQKQGQFHRQLGQVQHNEVLSCNVEGIVL